The nucleotide window CAGCAGGGTCTGGACCAGGGTAAACAAGTGCCAGATGCTGCTGCTCCAAGCGGGCCAATAGAGGTCTATCAGGCTGGAAGCAAGCATGATGGTTTCCGTAAAAACCAGGTAGCCGGTCATAATACGCAGGGCGGGGGGCAGTCGGGGCCAGCGCCAGAAGGCCAGGCCCAGCGGAAGCAGCACGACCAAGCTGGCCATATGCTCCAGGTATTCGCATAACGTGAGAAGCCACGAAGGAATTTGCATGCAAGGCGTGGCAAAGGTGTGGGATGGAGCAAGGGAAGAGAAAAATACGAAATCCTGAATAGGATGTATAATTCCGGGATAATAAAGTAAATAAACCGGTATAACTGGTGCGGAAAAAGAGTAAGGAAGGGTTACTCCCGAGGGGCAGGCCATTCCAGCGGAGCCGCAGTATATTCCGCCGGCTGGTCGCCGTTCCAAAGCGCAATAGCAAGGAAAACGTTGAACACAATGAGCAGGATAAACTGGATGATGTACATAATCCAGATCAGGTCGGGCTGGTCTTGAAGCTTGCTTTCCAGGATAAAGACCATCAGTGTGCCCGCGTAATACAGGATAGAGCCCACGCTGACCATAAATATCGGGTCCTCGCTCAGGTCAATGTTGCGCAGCTCCCGCAGCGTTTGCTCAAAGTAAGCCACGGCGGCCCCCACCAGCAGCACGCTCTGCGCTATATGGGTATAGATGGGCGGGCCAGAGGTGGCAACGTGATAGAAAAAGGCTTCGGCTATGTACAAAGCCAGGAACAAACCAACGCAGGCAAGCAGCACCCTGCGGCCCCGTTCCGAGTGAAAAGCGTAGTAGTAGGTCCAGCCCAGGCAGAGCGTTTCTCCCACCGTGGCCAGCTGCAAAATGAGGACGTTGTTGTGCCAGATGTGGCGGCCCAGTTCAGCCAGCAGAGCATTCAGCAGGCAGCCGGGCACCAGCACAAACCACACCAGAGGCCGGTAAGCCGGCAGCAATACCCGCCAGCGGCGCAGGCCGATTGCCAGGGGTAAGAGGTAGGTAAGTAGGGCAACGTTATTGAACTGCCGGGCAAAAAGTACAAGCTGCTCACTATCCACAGCAATGGGGTATAAGTGCAATAGGGGATGACGCTCTGCAACACAGAAGCGGCGGAAGGAGCGGAGAACAGGGTGGGCCTGACTGTGGGTGGCAAGTCAGGGAGGGCGGCTACAGCTGGCTGGGCACCTGCTGCGGAGTTGGCTTGGTTCGGTACAGGGCCAGGGCCAGCAGCAGGTTGAAAATGATGAGCAACACAAACTGAATGCTGTACATAATCCAGACCTGCCCGAACTGCTTTTGGGCGTACATGGAGTCTTCCAGCACGTACACCATCAGGGAACCGGCAAAGTAGATCAGCACGCCGGTACTGACCAGAAACATCGGGTCCTGATTGAGTCGGATGTTGCGCAGCTCCTGCAGGGTCTGCTCAAAATAAGCCAGCGCCGCGCCTACCAGCAGAATGCATTGCGCAATCCGGGCGTAGGTATTCGACGCGTACGGGCCCCGCAGAAACACGACTTGCACCAGGGCCACGGCTCCGAAGGCCATAACGGCCCACAGAAAGCGCCGCCGGATGGTTTCAGACCGAAAGGACAAGTAGAAAGCCCAACTCAGAAACAGCGTTTCAGCCCAGTTGGTCAGGTAGACAAACGCATGATTATTGTGCCATACTACCCGGCCAATTTCTGACAGGCTGTTGAGCACAATGCCCGCCAACAAGACAAACCAGAGGATTTTTTTGTGCGCCGGGCTCAGGTAGCGCCAGCGCCAGATACCCATTCCCAGGGGTAATAAGTAAGTAAGCAGGGAGATGATATTCAGCTGCTTACTTACCGCTATTAACCCGCCGGTATCTGGTGCTGACATTGTCCTTTCGTAAGGTGGCTACTCGTTCAGGGGGCTGTCCGGGGCGCAGCAGGGCGGGCAGGCGGGCCCGTTGGCCAGCATCTTGTTTTCGTACAAATCGTTTTCGTCGGCCTTCACTGCCACCAGTACGAAGCTCTGGTTGCCGGCGTCGTCCAGTGCGTTGTAGATGCGAATACCGACGTATTCGGAGCCGGCGTCATCAATGATTTGCTTGAGTTGATTCTTGCCGAAGAACTGCGCTTTAAACTCCGTGCCCTTTTGTTCGCGGTAGGCGCGGGTCATGGGCTCAGCTGTGGCCTGGTAGATGATGTCGCCCTCGTTGCCGGTAAAAGCCATTGTGTGGTGTGTTAAGAGGTAGTGAAGAAGGGTTTGAGCAGAAATGTTCTAGTGCTGAACATCCAAATATAGGGCAAACCATATCGAATGCAAGCTGCTCGCTGCCTTTTCCCACCCCCTAAAAGGGCAGTTGACCGTTGGGATAGGACCGGGCTGGCGGCACGTCACGCTCCTCGGCGTCGGGTGCGGGCTCCTCGTCCTCTTCTTCCAGGTTCTCAAACACGCGCTCAATGGCCGACTCGGCGTTGCGCAGCTTTTGCTTGCAGAGGCGAATCAGCTCGGCCGAGCGCTGCACGCGGGCCGTCAGGTCGTCCACATCAACGGTGTCTGTTTCCAGGGCCCGCAGAATGGTTTCGAGCTCTTCAATAGCTTGGCGGTAGGTAGTATCGTTGGTCATTCGGGAGAAGCAGAGCTTGCAGTAGGAAGTAAGGCGGGAGCCAGGTGCGGGGTGCGGTCCGTAATCTGGGCGGCCAGTGTGAGCTGGGGCAAGAGCAGCCGCACCTCGTCGCCGGCTTGCAGGGTGTTTTCGGGCTCCTGATGGTCGGTAATCAGCTGCACGTAGCCGTAACGGGCCAGCACGGCGGCCTCGGGCAGGGCGGGCGTGCTAAGCTGGGCTAGGCGCAGCGTGGCCCGGTGCAAGAGCCGCTCAGCCGCCAGCTGCAACTGGTAGCGGCGGTGCAACAGCTGCTCGCGCCGCCGCCGGTGCAGCCGCCGAAACCGCTGGGCCAGCCGCCGCCCAAACGTGCGCAGCCCTTGCTGCTGTAAGGTCAGGGCGCGACGGGCGGCACGGCGCAACCCCTGGCGCTGCCGACTAAGCTGCCGGTGCTGCTGCCGCAGTTGCTCCCGCGGAGCCGTTGCGGCCTGCCGGATACGCTGAAACAGCTCCGCCCGGTGCTCTTCGAGCTGGCCTTGGGCTGCGCGGTGCACAAAGCGGCCCGCCTGCTGCAGCAACTCGGCGGCGTCGGTGAGCTGCTGCCGGGCCAGCTCGTGGATACGCTCGGCATAGCCATTAAACACCGCATCGAGGCGGGCCAGGCGCTCGGCCAAGAAGGCGGCTACGGCAGTGGGCGTTTTCAGGGCTAAGTGGGCGGCCAAATCCAGTACGGCCTCGTCCCGCTCGTGCCCGATACCGGTCAGCACGGGCAATGGAAACGCCCCCACCGCTGCTGCCAGGCCGTAGTCGTCGAAGGCCAGCAGGTCGGTTTTGGCCCCGCCGCCACGGATGATAACCACCGCGTCGAAGGTGGCGCGGCGGGGCCGGATGGCATCGAGGGCACCCAGAATGCTGGCCGGTGCCTCAGTGCCCTGCATGGTGGCCGGAAACAGGCTTACCGCAAAGTCGTAGGGCGACTCGCTGAGCTGTTGCACAAAGTCCTGGAAGCCCGCCGCCGTGGGTGAGGAAATAACGGCCAGGCGCTGCGGCCCCAAAGCCAGGGAAAGCCGTTTCTGTCGTTCCAGCAAGCCTTTGGCTTCGAGCTTGCGCACCGTGGCCAGGCGCTGCCGGGCTAGGTCACCCACGGTGTAGCTGGGGTCAATGGTCAGCACGTCGAGGCTGAGCCCGTACTGCTCATGAAACTTGATCTGCACCCGCAGCATCACTTTCAAACCTAACTGCAGCTCCTGACCGGTCTGTTCCTCAAACGCCGGGGCCAGCTGCTGGTAGCGCTGACTCCAGATGGTGGCCCGGGCCTGAGCTTTTAGCTGGGCTCCGCGGCCGGTTACGTGCTGGTCGGTGAGCACGAGGTAGCAATGACCACCCTCGTGGCGGGGTGGGGTGAGGTCGGCAATTTCGGCTACCACCCAGTACGACTCGGCAAAGCGCGTTTCCACGGCCTGCCGCACGCGCACCAGCAGCTCGGCCAGCGGCAGGGGGGCGGGAGGCAAAGGACCGGAAAGGCCCGGGTCGGGACGACGATTATACAGGGGCGGCATACGGGTGGCAAGGTACGAATTCGGGCAGCGGCAACCCAGC belongs to Hymenobacter cellulosilyticus and includes:
- the xseA gene encoding exodeoxyribonuclease VII large subunit, whose protein sequence is MPPLYNRRPDPGLSGPLPPAPLPLAELLVRVRQAVETRFAESYWVVAEIADLTPPRHEGGHCYLVLTDQHVTGRGAQLKAQARATIWSQRYQQLAPAFEEQTGQELQLGLKVMLRVQIKFHEQYGLSLDVLTIDPSYTVGDLARQRLATVRKLEAKGLLERQKRLSLALGPQRLAVISSPTAAGFQDFVQQLSESPYDFAVSLFPATMQGTEAPASILGALDAIRPRRATFDAVVIIRGGGAKTDLLAFDDYGLAAAVGAFPLPVLTGIGHERDEAVLDLAAHLALKTPTAVAAFLAERLARLDAVFNGYAERIHELARQQLTDAAELLQQAGRFVHRAAQGQLEEHRAELFQRIRQAATAPREQLRQQHRQLSRQRQGLRRAARRALTLQQQGLRTFGRRLAQRFRRLHRRRREQLLHRRYQLQLAAERLLHRATLRLAQLSTPALPEAAVLARYGYVQLITDHQEPENTLQAGDEVRLLLPQLTLAAQITDRTPHLAPALLPTASSASPE
- the xseB gene encoding exodeoxyribonuclease VII small subunit, whose amino-acid sequence is MTNDTTYRQAIEELETILRALETDTVDVDDLTARVQRSAELIRLCKQKLRNAESAIERVFENLEEEDEEPAPDAEERDVPPARSYPNGQLPF